Genomic segment of Dehalococcoidia bacterium:
AATTGTCTCAATTCCTCGTTCAGCAAGTGTCGCTACTTCTTTAGCTTCCACTGCGTTCATGTTCTCTGTCTGGAATACCGCTGCAGATTTGACTGCATCGCGTACAGCTTTTTGCTGAGATTCAGACATAGAGTCCCATTTAGCCTGGTTGACTAAAATGGCAACACCACCACCACCAGCCAAGGAATCTGGGTATTGGTATTTAATTACTTCATCCCACTTACCAGATAAAGCTCCTGCTCCACCCCAGTAAAGGCCTTTAATTACGCCTTTTTCGAGGGCAGGGTAAATCTCAGAAAATTGCAAAGGCGTTGTGGACGCGCCGTATGCATGCAAGAAAGGTTGGTAAATGGTTGCAGCCCTTAGGTGCTTTCCATTCATGTCATCAAGCGTCCGTATAGGGTCGACTGTCCAGAGCCGTGCGCCCCATCCACCAGCTAAAGAACCGACAAATTGCATCCCTAATGGCTTATAAACAGCTTCCAAGGCATCGTAAAGACCACATTGGACTCTGACTCCATAGTTATCTGCAATCCGCGTATAGTTAGCGGCCACGTTTTCACCAAGACCAAGTTTTGTGTGATCTGTATGGTACGCACCTACCGTAGCAATCATGTCATACACGCCATCACGTGTTGGGGCAAATTGCTCTAGTGAGTGTGTAACTTCTGAGCCACCAACTCGATTTACTGTTACGCCGCCCCCAGAAATACGAGCTACTTCATCGATAAAAAACAATGTTCCCTGTGATATGTCTAATACCGTAGGAAACGCATCGATCATCTGTAGTTCTACAGGACCAGAATCTTCACTGCTGCAAGCACCAGCGAACAAACCTAGCGATGCTAGGATTCCAA
This window contains:
- the dctP gene encoding TRAP transporter substrate-binding protein DctP, translated to MRLVKYLGLVGILASLGLFAGACSSEDSGPVELQMIDAFPTVLDISQGTLFFIDEVARISGGGVTVNRVGGSEVTHSLEQFAPTRDGVYDMIATVGAYHTDHTKLGLGENVAANYTRIADNYGVRVQCGLYDALEAVYKPLGMQFVGSLAGGWGARLWTVDPIRTLDDMNGKHLRAATIYQPFLHAYGASTTPLQFSEIYPALEKGVIKGLYWGGAGALSGKWDEVIKYQYPDSLAGGGGVAILVNQAKWDSMSESQQKAVRDAVKSAAVFQTENMNAVEAKEVATLAERGIETINWDASMKKTWSDDHYNKIIADYIVAPNPTLGEPLAKAIRCVNDIVLPDRN